In Nostoc sp. CENA543, a single genomic region encodes these proteins:
- a CDS encoding glycosyltransferase family 9 protein — MRVVALVPGGIGDQILFFPTLDDLKRHYPNAQLDVVTEPRSKAAYRVSKSVNEVLAFDYKDRNSLADWGNLVGTIRDREYEVVITVGQSWLLGLFLWLTGIPTRIGYQGKGSGFFTHSVPLKSSQYIAATYHDLLQPLGITTSTPELAVNVPKPDIEWAQNEQKRLAVNNGYVLIYDGSSWLSKPQAGDTLYPVENWQAIIQDFQAKQPDLPIVVIQGTNDEAFVRSLRDSAPNIKVTAPEDIGKLAAIIAGASLMLTTETVPLQLSVAVQTYTIGLFGSTDPSKVLPTSDKFLGIKSSTGKIADISPKTILEKVWGG; from the coding sequence ATGCGAGTAGTAGCCCTTGTACCTGGCGGAATTGGCGATCAAATTCTCTTCTTTCCGACTCTAGACGACTTGAAGAGACATTATCCCAACGCGCAACTAGATGTCGTTACCGAACCCCGGTCAAAGGCTGCCTACCGGGTGAGCAAGTCAGTCAATGAGGTACTGGCTTTCGATTACAAAGACCGTAACAGCCTGGCAGATTGGGGCAACCTAGTAGGCACAATTCGCGATCGCGAATATGAAGTGGTCATTACTGTTGGTCAAAGTTGGTTATTGGGTCTTTTTCTCTGGTTAACAGGAATCCCCACACGTATCGGCTACCAAGGTAAAGGCTCTGGATTTTTTACCCATTCTGTGCCGTTGAAATCATCTCAGTATATAGCAGCAACTTATCATGATTTGCTGCAACCATTAGGTATTACCACTTCTACCCCAGAGTTAGCGGTAAACGTGCCGAAACCTGATATCGAGTGGGCGCAAAACGAACAAAAACGTTTAGCAGTCAATAATGGTTATGTATTAATCTATGATGGCTCAAGCTGGCTATCCAAACCTCAAGCGGGAGATACTTTATACCCCGTGGAAAACTGGCAAGCTATTATTCAAGATTTTCAAGCTAAACAACCAGATTTACCGATAGTCGTCATTCAAGGAACTAATGACGAAGCATTTGTGCGATCGCTCCGGGATTCAGCCCCTAATATTAAGGTGACTGCTCCTGAAGATATCGGCAAGTTAGCCGCCATCATTGCCGGAGCTAGTTTGATGCTCACTACTGAGACTGTACCATTACAACTTAGTGTAGCAGTACAAACTTATACAATCGGCCTGTTTGGTTCTACAGATCCAAGCAAAGTGTTACCAACAAGCGATAAGTTCTTGGGTATCAAATCTTCTACGGGCAAAATAGCAGATATTTCTCCCAAAACCATCCTTGAAAAAGTTTGGGGTGGATGA
- a CDS encoding CRR6 family NdhI maturation factor yields the protein MTITIALNTDSVNTLDLSPVDTVINQLLQEQPSQSTTQSVYANYEQQLQFDINYSLEPGDPRELSEIPELRLWFVRLDAKYPWLPFLLDWKAGELARYAAMLVPHQFSAKEGIQYNPEALEIFLMHKVFLLSDWLKQQDIPWQARLKSMAQMLGYELDDAFFDLF from the coding sequence ATGACAATCACGATCGCGCTCAATACTGACTCTGTTAATACCCTGGATTTATCCCCTGTTGATACGGTAATTAATCAACTGTTACAAGAGCAACCGTCTCAAAGCACGACACAAAGCGTCTACGCTAACTATGAACAGCAGTTGCAGTTTGATATCAACTATTCTTTAGAACCAGGTGATCCTCGCGAATTGTCAGAAATTCCTGAGTTAAGGCTGTGGTTTGTGCGCTTAGATGCTAAATACCCTTGGCTACCATTTTTATTGGATTGGAAAGCTGGAGAACTTGCTCGTTATGCGGCGATGCTTGTACCCCATCAATTTAGTGCTAAAGAGGGCATTCAATATAATCCTGAAGCTTTAGAAATCTTTTTAATGCACAAAGTATTTCTGTTAAGCGACTGGTTGAAACAGCAGGATATCCCTTGGCAAGCGCGACTAAAATCTATGGCGCAAATGCTTGGTTACGAATTAGATGATGCGTTTTTTGATTTGTTTTGA
- the hetI gene encoding 4'-phosphopantetheinyl transferase HetI yields MIWLSPPKDFILLPNEVHVWRFQLDITESQLESLSAILSDDELARANRFYFPEHRQRFIAGRGVLRQILGGYLGILPEQVKFDYEARGKPFLAEGLQQSGLLFNLSHSHNLALCAVNYTRQIGVDLESLRVMEDVEALAQRFFLPQEYNLLRSLPDEQKQKTFFRYWTCKEAYLKATGDGISQLEQIEIALTPTEPARLVKLPAWSLVELVPDNNYVAALAVAGCGWQLKCWQY; encoded by the coding sequence ATGATTTGGTTATCTCCACCCAAAGATTTCATCTTACTGCCGAATGAGGTTCATGTTTGGCGATTTCAGCTAGATATAACAGAATCACAGCTAGAAAGCCTATCAGCAATTCTTTCTGACGATGAACTGGCTCGTGCTAACAGATTTTATTTTCCAGAACATCGCCAGCGTTTTATTGCTGGACGGGGTGTTCTCAGGCAGATATTAGGTGGTTATTTGGGAATTTTGCCGGAACAAGTTAAGTTTGATTATGAAGCGCGTGGTAAACCGTTTTTAGCAGAGGGTTTACAGCAAAGTGGCTTATTGTTTAACTTGTCGCATTCTCACAATTTAGCTTTGTGTGCGGTGAATTATACTCGGCAAATCGGGGTAGATTTAGAGTCTTTGCGTGTGATGGAGGATGTGGAGGCTTTGGCGCAAAGGTTTTTTTTACCACAAGAATATAATTTACTGCGATCGCTCCCCGATGAGCAAAAGCAAAAAACTTTCTTCCGTTACTGGACTTGTAAAGAAGCTTATCTTAAAGCGACGGGTGACGGCATATCTCAATTAGAACAAATTGAAATAGCACTAACACCCACAGAACCAGCTAGGTTAGTCAAATTACCTGCTTGGAGTCTAGTAGAGTTAGTGCCTGATAATAACTATGTTGCTGCTCTTGCCGTGGCGGGTTGTGGCTGGCAGTTAAAGTGTTGGCAGTATTAA